One window of the Archangium primigenium genome contains the following:
- a CDS encoding peptide chain release factor-like protein — protein MTVSPTRRHAALAALALDDEALLKACEVEYFIGSGPGGQHRNTTASGVRLTHGPTELSVSATERRSQVQNKGVALERLREGLRVLTFVPKKRHKTQPTKGSQRRRLETKKRTGEKKASRGGKGDW, from the coding sequence ATGACCGTCTCCCCGACCCGCCGACACGCCGCGCTCGCGGCGCTCGCCCTGGACGACGAGGCCCTGCTCAAGGCGTGCGAGGTGGAGTACTTCATCGGCTCCGGCCCGGGCGGCCAGCACCGCAACACCACCGCCAGCGGCGTGCGCCTGACCCATGGCCCCACGGAGCTGTCCGTGTCCGCCACCGAGCGCCGCAGTCAGGTACAGAACAAAGGCGTCGCGCTGGAGCGGCTGCGCGAGGGGCTGCGGGTACTCACCTTCGTGCCCAAGAAGCGCCACAAGACCCAGCCCACCAAGGGCTCCCAGCGCCGGCGTCTGGAGACCAAGAAGCGCACGGGCGAGAAGAAGGCCTCGCGCGGCGGCAAGGGCGACTGGTAG
- a CDS encoding GTP pyrophosphokinase: MPTLEDALALALEAHRGQRDKAGQVYLLHPLRVMLRLESETERMVALLHDVVEDSAFTLEDLRARGYPEPVLEALALLTRREGESYEAFIQRLRPHPLARRVKLADLEDNMDVRRLPAVTDTDAARLARYRAAWQSLRDA, encoded by the coding sequence ATGCCCACCCTGGAAGACGCCCTCGCCCTGGCGCTGGAGGCCCACCGGGGCCAGCGCGACAAGGCCGGTCAGGTGTACCTGCTGCACCCCTTGCGCGTGATGCTGCGCCTGGAGTCCGAGACGGAGCGCATGGTGGCGCTCCTGCACGACGTGGTGGAGGACTCGGCCTTCACCCTGGAGGACCTGCGCGCCCGCGGCTACCCCGAGCCCGTGCTCGAGGCGCTCGCGCTGCTCACCCGCCGCGAGGGCGAGTCCTACGAGGCCTTCATCCAGCGCCTGCGCCCCCACCCGCTCGCGCGCCGGGTGAAGCTCGCCGACCTGGAGGACAACATGGACGTGCGCCGGCTGCCCGCCGTCACCGACACGGACGCCGCGCGCCTCGCCCGCTACCGCGCCGCCTGGCAGTCCCTGCGCGACGCTTGA
- a CDS encoding fibronectin type III domain-containing protein, whose amino-acid sequence MAEKLLAGTLAFALGCGGAPLAEEDAEPRARSVQELTAAERAQASDQAYQWLKAQQDLTTGFALAGLVDSFDDWWNATERKQIVYTYDQAVAAIAFMNKGDRARAEKVLNKLVAIQDPDGSWINSYWWNGYGEELRKHVGPVAWVVMAFMTHEKLYGGTTYQAPARKALDWMLTFKKSNGAIAGGRTTWDIQGVWTDEVWSSTEHNQDIYNIYRYYAGKFSDRASAYNDAASGAKQFLDNVMWNNTTKRFYGGWKNNTNLLDTNVPLDVNPWGVLALGLSGTRDYKSSLASVDNAKGAGTVGDPKYVHSLPYESTTITAYDFDWQYDCAAAKDQNGNYNGDRCADIWFEGSAFMSVAHHMNGNTTKADTIIDEIIKKQGKSGTLLGGVPYSLKGTSNNYWRMAQENCVSSTGWLIIAIHRFNPFTGAYITGGGTTNPSDTQAPSTPSGLSAPSKTATSVTLSWSASTDNVGVTGYDVYRGTTLAGSSSSTSYTVTGLSASTAYSFTVRARDAAGNTSAASGAVSVTTSASGGGSGGTTGDYTASATRLSTTQAQLSFKPTTSALYVDVHYLLNGGAQQNFRMAQSGGTWTQTVSGLSSGGKLEYWFTYEKSGPQYDSVHYTYTH is encoded by the coding sequence ATGGCCGAGAAGCTGCTCGCGGGCACGCTGGCGTTCGCGTTGGGCTGTGGGGGCGCGCCCCTGGCGGAGGAGGACGCCGAGCCGCGGGCGCGGAGTGTCCAGGAGCTGACGGCGGCCGAGCGCGCGCAGGCCTCGGACCAGGCCTACCAGTGGCTCAAGGCCCAGCAGGATCTCACCACCGGCTTCGCGCTGGCGGGCCTGGTGGACAGCTTCGATGACTGGTGGAACGCCACCGAGCGCAAGCAGATCGTCTACACGTACGACCAGGCCGTGGCCGCCATCGCCTTCATGAACAAGGGGGACCGGGCGCGCGCGGAGAAGGTGCTCAACAAGCTCGTGGCCATCCAGGATCCCGACGGCTCGTGGATCAACTCCTACTGGTGGAACGGCTACGGCGAGGAGCTGCGCAAGCACGTGGGCCCGGTGGCCTGGGTGGTCATGGCCTTCATGACGCACGAGAAGCTCTACGGGGGCACCACCTACCAGGCCCCGGCGCGCAAGGCGCTCGACTGGATGCTCACGTTCAAGAAGTCCAACGGCGCCATCGCCGGCGGCCGGACCACCTGGGACATCCAGGGCGTGTGGACGGACGAGGTGTGGAGCTCCACCGAGCACAACCAGGACATCTACAACATCTACCGCTACTACGCGGGCAAGTTCTCCGACCGCGCGAGCGCGTACAACGACGCGGCCTCGGGCGCCAAGCAGTTCCTGGACAACGTGATGTGGAACAACACCACCAAGCGCTTCTACGGCGGGTGGAAGAACAACACGAACCTGCTCGACACCAACGTGCCCCTGGACGTCAATCCCTGGGGCGTGCTCGCGCTGGGCCTGTCGGGCACGCGCGACTACAAGTCGTCGCTCGCCTCGGTGGACAACGCCAAGGGCGCGGGCACGGTGGGGGATCCCAAGTACGTGCACTCGCTGCCCTACGAGAGCACCACCATCACCGCCTACGACTTCGACTGGCAGTACGACTGCGCGGCGGCCAAGGATCAGAACGGCAACTACAACGGGGACCGCTGCGCGGACATCTGGTTCGAGGGCTCGGCGTTCATGTCGGTCGCCCACCACATGAATGGCAACACGACCAAGGCCGACACCATCATCGACGAGATCATCAAGAAGCAGGGCAAGAGCGGCACGCTGCTCGGCGGCGTGCCCTACTCGCTCAAGGGCACGAGCAACAACTACTGGCGCATGGCGCAGGAGAACTGCGTGTCGAGCACCGGCTGGCTCATCATCGCCATCCACCGCTTCAACCCCTTCACCGGCGCGTACATCACCGGCGGCGGCACCACCAACCCGAGCGACACCCAGGCGCCCAGCACCCCGAGCGGCCTGAGCGCCCCGTCCAAGACGGCCACCAGCGTGACGCTCTCCTGGAGCGCCTCCACGGACAACGTGGGGGTGACCGGCTACGACGTCTACCGCGGCACCACGCTGGCGGGCTCCTCCTCGTCCACCAGCTACACGGTGACCGGGCTGTCGGCGAGCACGGCCTACTCCTTCACCGTCCGGGCGCGTGACGCGGCGGGCAACACCTCCGCGGCGAGCGGCGCGGTGAGCGTGACCACCAGCGCCTCGGGCGGCGGCAGCGGCGGCACCACGGGCGACTACACGGCCAGCGCCACGCGGCTGTCCACCACCCAGGCGCAGCTGAGCTTCAAGCCCACCACCTCCGCGCTCTACGTGGACGTGCACTACCTGCTCAACGGCGGCGCCCAGCAGAACTTCCGCATGGCCCAGTCCGGCGGCACCTGGACCCAGACCGTGAGCGGCCTGAGCTCGGGCGGCAAGCTGGAGTACTGGTTCACCTACGAGAAGTCCGGGCCCCAGTACGACTCGGTGCACTACACCTACACGCACTGA
- a CDS encoding hybrid sensor histidine kinase/response regulator gives MRQRWLLAGGVMGVLMALGFCVVSGAYLESRARHHLSLRVQEVARLMALGSAPALAWDEAPGGPRPLEVLGTVPEALFGVLSRADGTTVAAWHPERVAAREGASARVLAHAPVVGPRGERGLLLVGLSTEAMTRDVRHAWGLLAAGCLLLWLLGMGTLVRLGGAAMGPLEHVTRALERLAGRTPVPEGFTTPGGRDEPERLAAALARLEAGRDTQVSVLEGLIDEALTHQERLYTQQGLLDTRMRELRLLQDQLVVADRRTSVGTLSAGVAHEINNPLAYITANIQFAQQELNQLEESLRPLLPEGAVDWAELLNALSEASDGCIRVQHIVQSLKSFSCGDDGKSQSVELASALKTAVNMARNEIRHRASLVVDPSVSARVDANEVRLAQVFLNLLINAAHAISPGDVEHNEIRVSMRHGAEGEVRVSITDTGSGMTPEVQGRLFTPFFTTKPIGVGTGLGLSVCQGLVHGMGGEIEVLSEPGKGSTFTVILPAARTALRALVPGRAVAPQAPRARLLVVDDEPRVGISLRRALSREHEVTVASSAREALARLVQAEPFDVILCDLMMPEMNGMEFFHALQRDHAAQAESVLFISGGAFTEETRGFLEAHEARLLRKPMDMDTLRERLRQLVDARRLARRAPEGAEAPPESAPGPAILPAQCV, from the coding sequence TTGCGCCAGCGATGGCTGCTGGCCGGCGGCGTGATGGGCGTGCTCATGGCCCTGGGCTTCTGCGTCGTGTCCGGCGCGTACCTGGAGTCCCGGGCCCGGCACCACCTGTCGCTGCGGGTGCAGGAGGTCGCGCGGCTGATGGCCCTGGGCAGCGCGCCGGCCCTGGCGTGGGACGAGGCCCCGGGGGGGCCGCGCCCGCTGGAGGTGCTGGGCACGGTGCCCGAGGCGCTGTTCGGCGTGCTGTCGCGCGCGGACGGGACGACCGTGGCCGCCTGGCACCCCGAGCGCGTGGCGGCGCGGGAGGGGGCCTCCGCGCGGGTGCTGGCCCATGCCCCGGTGGTGGGCCCGAGGGGCGAGCGCGGCCTGCTGCTCGTGGGCCTGAGCACCGAGGCGATGACACGCGACGTGCGGCACGCCTGGGGGCTGCTGGCCGCGGGCTGTCTGCTGCTGTGGTTGTTGGGAATGGGGACGCTCGTGCGCCTGGGGGGCGCCGCCATGGGCCCGCTCGAGCACGTCACGCGCGCGCTGGAGCGGCTCGCCGGGCGCACCCCCGTGCCCGAGGGCTTCACCACGCCCGGGGGGCGCGACGAGCCGGAGCGACTGGCCGCCGCGCTCGCGCGCCTGGAGGCCGGACGCGACACCCAGGTGTCCGTGCTCGAGGGGTTGATCGACGAGGCGCTCACCCACCAGGAGCGGCTGTACACGCAGCAGGGCCTGCTCGACACGCGCATGCGCGAGCTGCGGCTCTTGCAGGATCAACTCGTGGTGGCGGACCGGCGCACGTCGGTGGGCACGCTCTCCGCGGGCGTGGCGCACGAGATCAACAACCCGCTGGCCTACATCACCGCGAACATCCAGTTCGCCCAGCAGGAGCTCAACCAGTTGGAGGAGTCGCTGCGGCCCCTGCTGCCGGAGGGGGCGGTGGACTGGGCGGAGCTGCTCAACGCCCTGTCCGAGGCGAGCGACGGGTGCATCCGCGTGCAGCACATCGTGCAGAGCCTCAAGTCCTTCTCGTGCGGGGACGATGGCAAGTCGCAGTCCGTGGAGCTGGCGTCGGCCCTGAAGACGGCCGTCAACATGGCGCGCAATGAAATCCGCCACCGGGCGAGCCTGGTGGTGGACCCCTCGGTGAGCGCGCGGGTGGATGCCAACGAGGTGCGGCTGGCGCAGGTCTTCCTCAACCTGCTCATCAACGCCGCGCACGCCATCTCGCCCGGCGACGTGGAGCACAACGAGATCCGCGTCTCCATGCGCCACGGCGCCGAGGGCGAGGTGCGGGTGAGCATCACCGACACGGGCAGCGGCATGACCCCCGAGGTCCAGGGGCGGCTCTTCACCCCGTTCTTCACCACCAAGCCCATCGGCGTGGGCACCGGGCTCGGCCTGTCCGTGTGCCAGGGGCTCGTGCACGGCATGGGCGGGGAGATCGAGGTGCTGAGCGAGCCGGGCAAGGGCAGCACCTTCACGGTGATTCTTCCAGCGGCTCGGACGGCTCTTCGAGCGCTAGTGCCGGGCAGGGCGGTGGCGCCCCAGGCCCCGCGCGCGCGCCTGTTGGTGGTGGACGACGAGCCGCGGGTGGGCATCTCCCTGCGCCGGGCCCTGAGCCGCGAGCACGAGGTGACGGTGGCCTCCAGCGCGCGCGAGGCGCTCGCGCGGCTGGTGCAGGCCGAGCCCTTCGACGTCATCCTGTGTGACCTGATGATGCCGGAGATGAACGGCATGGAGTTCTTCCACGCGCTCCAGCGCGACCACGCCGCCCAGGCGGAGTCGGTCCTGTTCATCTCCGGCGGGGCCTTCACCGAGGAGACGCGGGGCTTCCTCGAGGCGCACGAGGCGCGGCTGCTGCGCAAGCCCATGGACATGGACACCTTGCGCGAGCGCCTGCGCCAGCTCGTGGACGCCCGGCGCCTCGCCCGGCGCGCCCCGGAAGGGGCCGAGGCCCCTCCGGAGTCGGCGCCGGGTCCGGCGATCCTCCCGGCTCAGTGCGTGTAG
- a CDS encoding alpha/beta fold hydrolase gives MSQSIYERLNVRVLGSMGPPLILAHGFGSEQRAWRHQVAAFKDRYQIILFDHMGCGRSDFNAYSAERYGSIHAYAEDVLELCEELDVHDGILVGHSVSGMAGLLAAVAEPGRFQKLVFVKASPRYLNDEGYVGGFEQHQLDALYDAMSTQFHAWATGFAQQVMNTPDMPELAQEFARTLSSMRPDIALATARFIFESDLRAELPRLKIPTLVLQSGGDIAVPDEVGLYLAQNIPLAQLARIDAAGHLPHLSAPRAVNQALEDFLSHRAPRASQAVSVLESLKPRSGGVGEHLN, from the coding sequence ATGTCACAGTCCATCTACGAGCGGCTCAACGTGCGGGTTCTGGGCTCCATGGGGCCGCCACTCATCCTGGCGCACGGATTTGGCTCCGAGCAGCGCGCCTGGCGGCATCAGGTGGCGGCTTTCAAGGATCGCTACCAGATCATCCTGTTCGACCACATGGGGTGTGGGCGTTCGGACTTCAACGCCTACAGCGCCGAGCGCTACGGCAGCATCCACGCCTACGCGGAGGACGTGCTGGAGCTGTGCGAGGAGCTGGACGTCCACGACGGCATCCTGGTGGGGCACTCGGTGAGCGGCATGGCGGGCTTGCTGGCGGCGGTCGCCGAGCCCGGGCGCTTCCAGAAGCTCGTCTTCGTGAAGGCCTCGCCGCGCTACCTCAATGACGAGGGCTATGTGGGCGGCTTCGAGCAGCACCAGCTCGACGCGCTCTACGACGCCATGTCGACGCAGTTCCACGCCTGGGCGACGGGCTTCGCCCAGCAGGTGATGAACACGCCGGACATGCCGGAGCTGGCGCAGGAGTTCGCGCGCACGCTGTCCTCCATGCGCCCGGACATCGCCCTGGCGACCGCGCGCTTCATCTTCGAGTCGGATCTGCGCGCGGAGCTGCCGCGGCTCAAGATCCCCACGCTCGTCCTCCAGTCCGGCGGGGACATCGCCGTGCCCGACGAGGTGGGGCTCTACCTGGCCCAGAACATCCCGCTCGCGCAGCTGGCGCGCATCGACGCGGCCGGCCACCTGCCGCACCTGAGCGCGCCCCGGGCGGTGAACCAGGCGCTCGAGGACTTCCTGTCGCACCGCGCGCCCCGCGCTTCGCAAGCCGTGTCCGTGCTGGAGTCGCTCAAGCCCCGGTCGGGTGGAGTCGGAGAGCATCTGAACTGA
- the acnA gene encoding aconitate hydratase AcnA, which produces MTDSFKSKSQLKVGSATYDIYSLAKVGKDHASVARLPFSLKILLENLLRNEDGRVVKREHVEKMLAWDPKAEPDTEISFHPARVLLQDFTGVPAVVDMAAMREALAALGGDPTKINPRNPADLVIDHSFQVDVFGTSDAFRANAELEFERNQERYAFLRWGQNAFKNFRAVPPDIGICHQVNLEYLAQVAFRQGSTVYPDTLVGTDSHTTMINGLGVVGWGVGGIEAEAVLLGQPITMLIPQVVGFKLTGKLPAGATATDLVLTVTQMLRKRGVVGKFVEFFGDGLKGLSLPDRATIANMAPEYGATIGFFPVDEESLNYLRFTGRPEETVALAEAYFKEQGLFHTESTPDPVFTDTLSLDLSTVVPSLAGPKRPQDRVTLKDMKATYEKSLVEMLAAGKSKGEDDEGGGKAKAPAAAVPPERLNQTVTVKAGNQSYELGHGAVVIASITSCTNTSNPAVLLGAGLLAKKAVERGINVKPWVKTSLAPGSRVVTDYLKEAGLMPYLEALGFHVVGYGCATCIGNSGPLPEPVTEAVTSGDLVVAAVLSGNRNFEGRISPHVRMNYLASPPLVVAYALSGEVGRDLDTEPLGTDRNGRPVFLKDIWPTNEEIRQAISTAVKPEQFRHQYSRAMEGDVLWQQLKVDGGNTFKWDPKSTYVRKPSFLENIPAEPKPLADIKAARVLALLGDSVTTDHISPAGNIAKTSPAARYLMEQGVEPKDFNSYGARRGNHEVMVRGTFANIRLKNLLVPGVEGGVSVHIPTRERMSIYDASQKYQQEGTPLVVLAGAEYGTGSSRDWAAKGTAMLGIKAVIAKSFERIHRSNLIGMGVLPLQFEAGQDAQGLGLTGHETFEITGVAEGLAPQKKLTVKATGEGGTKEFTALCRIDTPNELDYYRHGGILLYVMRQLAKG; this is translated from the coding sequence ATGACGGACAGTTTCAAGAGCAAGAGCCAGCTCAAGGTGGGCTCGGCCACGTACGACATCTACAGCCTGGCCAAGGTGGGCAAGGACCACGCCTCGGTGGCGCGCCTGCCCTTCTCGCTGAAGATTCTGCTCGAGAACCTGCTGCGCAATGAAGATGGCCGCGTGGTCAAGCGCGAGCACGTGGAGAAGATGCTCGCGTGGGATCCGAAGGCCGAGCCGGACACGGAGATCTCCTTCCACCCGGCGCGCGTGCTCCTGCAGGACTTCACGGGCGTGCCGGCGGTGGTGGACATGGCCGCCATGCGCGAGGCGCTCGCGGCCCTGGGGGGAGATCCCACGAAGATCAACCCGCGCAACCCCGCCGACCTCGTCATCGACCACTCCTTCCAGGTGGACGTGTTCGGCACCTCGGACGCGTTTCGCGCCAACGCGGAGCTGGAGTTCGAGCGCAACCAGGAGCGCTATGCCTTCCTGCGCTGGGGCCAGAACGCGTTCAAGAACTTCCGCGCGGTGCCGCCGGACATCGGCATCTGCCACCAGGTGAACCTGGAGTACCTGGCCCAGGTGGCCTTCCGCCAGGGCAGCACCGTGTACCCGGACACGCTCGTGGGCACCGACAGCCACACGACGATGATCAACGGCCTGGGCGTGGTGGGCTGGGGCGTGGGCGGCATCGAGGCCGAGGCGGTGCTGCTCGGCCAGCCCATCACCATGCTCATTCCCCAGGTGGTGGGCTTCAAGCTCACCGGCAAGCTGCCCGCGGGCGCCACGGCCACCGACCTGGTGCTCACCGTCACGCAGATGCTGCGCAAGCGCGGCGTGGTGGGCAAGTTCGTGGAGTTCTTCGGTGACGGCCTCAAGGGCCTGTCCCTGCCGGACCGCGCCACCATCGCCAACATGGCGCCCGAGTACGGCGCCACCATCGGCTTCTTCCCCGTGGACGAGGAGAGCCTCAACTACCTGCGCTTCACGGGCCGCCCCGAGGAGACCGTGGCGCTGGCCGAGGCCTACTTCAAGGAGCAGGGCCTCTTCCACACGGAGAGCACCCCGGACCCCGTCTTCACCGACACGCTCAGCCTGGACCTGTCCACGGTGGTGCCGAGCCTCGCCGGCCCCAAGCGCCCGCAGGACCGCGTCACGCTCAAGGACATGAAGGCCACCTACGAGAAGTCGCTCGTGGAGATGCTGGCCGCCGGCAAGAGCAAGGGCGAGGACGACGAGGGCGGCGGCAAGGCCAAGGCCCCCGCGGCGGCCGTGCCCCCCGAGCGCCTGAACCAGACCGTCACCGTGAAGGCGGGCAACCAGTCCTACGAGCTGGGCCACGGCGCCGTGGTCATCGCCTCCATCACCTCGTGCACCAACACCTCCAACCCGGCGGTGCTCCTGGGCGCGGGCCTCCTGGCCAAGAAGGCCGTGGAGCGCGGCATCAACGTGAAGCCCTGGGTGAAGACGAGCCTGGCCCCCGGCAGCCGCGTGGTGACCGACTACCTCAAGGAGGCCGGCCTCATGCCCTACCTGGAGGCGCTCGGCTTCCACGTGGTGGGCTACGGCTGCGCCACCTGCATCGGCAACTCCGGCCCCCTGCCCGAGCCCGTCACCGAGGCCGTCACCTCGGGTGACCTGGTGGTGGCCGCGGTGCTCAGCGGCAACCGCAACTTCGAGGGCCGCATCAGCCCGCACGTGCGCATGAACTACCTGGCCTCGCCCCCGCTCGTGGTCGCCTACGCCCTGTCCGGCGAGGTGGGTCGCGACCTGGACACCGAGCCCCTGGGCACGGACCGCAACGGCCGCCCGGTGTTCCTCAAGGACATCTGGCCCACCAACGAGGAGATCCGTCAGGCCATCTCCACCGCGGTCAAGCCCGAGCAGTTCCGCCACCAGTACTCGCGCGCCATGGAAGGCGACGTGCTCTGGCAGCAGCTCAAGGTGGACGGCGGCAACACCTTCAAGTGGGATCCCAAGTCCACCTACGTGCGCAAGCCCTCCTTCCTGGAGAACATCCCCGCCGAGCCCAAGCCGCTCGCCGACATCAAGGCCGCGCGCGTGCTGGCGCTCTTGGGTGACTCGGTGACGACGGACCACATCTCGCCCGCGGGCAACATCGCCAAGACGAGCCCCGCCGCGCGCTACCTCATGGAGCAGGGCGTGGAGCCCAAGGACTTCAACTCCTACGGCGCGCGCCGCGGCAACCACGAGGTGATGGTGCGTGGCACCTTCGCCAACATCCGCCTGAAGAACCTGCTGGTGCCCGGCGTGGAGGGCGGCGTGTCCGTCCACATCCCCACGCGCGAGCGCATGAGCATCTACGACGCCTCGCAGAAGTACCAGCAGGAGGGCACCCCGCTCGTGGTGCTCGCCGGCGCCGAGTACGGCACGGGCTCCAGCCGTGACTGGGCCGCCAAGGGCACCGCGATGCTCGGCATCAAGGCCGTCATCGCCAAGAGCTTCGAGCGCATCCACCGCTCCAACCTCATCGGCATGGGCGTGCTGCCCCTGCAGTTCGAGGCGGGCCAGGACGCGCAGGGCCTGGGCCTCACCGGCCACGAGACGTTCGAGATCACCGGCGTGGCCGAGGGCCTCGCGCCCCAGAAGAAGCTCACCGTGAAGGCCACGGGCGAGGGCGGCACCAAGGAGTTCACCGCGCTCTGCCGCATCGACACGCCCAACGAGCTCGACTACTACCGCCACGGCGGCATCCTGCTGTACGTGATGCGTCAGCTCGCCAAGGGCTGA
- a CDS encoding cyclic nucleotide-binding domain-containing protein → MRQRALVGRIASRGRVDHALSELRRLEQLGTPGEAIAVCEALARHWAQGSQLLRSIVMCKHLAWLEPGHTRTQAFIATLYARYPGSASEEGDGRVLDDLELLLPEREDSVAVPLFSMLSQEAFVALVDAVEVRHQGVGLPMMREGDMGASMFFLVEGKADVLRMLEGRGAPAQAVGEGGVFGELTLIAEGPRRASVIPSTPSVFLELSRARLSALAEKHPLVERVVRGFCRKRAADQMLRAHAIFSSLRLAQRRSLSREFELCHARAGEALLTAGQKGEGLYLLLRGRCTPYGVREGGQEIPLAVLREGDVFGEISLLLDTPVTATVRADVDSVLLRLSRPAFERHIATQPDLREALTRLASERMQSTARLLSAR, encoded by the coding sequence ATGCGACAGCGGGCCCTGGTGGGGCGGATCGCATCCCGGGGCCGGGTGGATCACGCCCTCTCCGAGCTGCGACGGCTCGAGCAGCTGGGCACACCGGGCGAGGCCATCGCGGTGTGCGAGGCGCTCGCGCGGCACTGGGCCCAGGGCAGTCAGCTGCTGCGCTCCATCGTCATGTGCAAGCACCTGGCGTGGTTGGAGCCGGGCCACACGCGCACCCAGGCCTTCATCGCCACCCTCTACGCGCGCTACCCCGGCTCGGCCTCGGAGGAGGGCGATGGCCGGGTGCTCGACGACCTGGAGCTCTTGCTGCCCGAGCGGGAGGACTCGGTGGCGGTGCCGCTCTTCTCCATGCTCAGCCAGGAGGCCTTCGTGGCGCTGGTGGACGCGGTGGAGGTGCGCCACCAGGGCGTGGGCCTGCCCATGATGCGCGAGGGGGACATGGGCGCGTCCATGTTCTTCCTGGTGGAGGGCAAGGCGGACGTGCTGCGGATGCTCGAGGGCCGGGGCGCCCCGGCGCAGGCGGTGGGCGAGGGGGGCGTCTTCGGGGAGCTGACGCTCATCGCCGAGGGGCCCCGGCGCGCCTCGGTGATTCCCTCCACGCCCTCGGTGTTCCTGGAGCTGTCGCGGGCGCGGCTCTCGGCGCTCGCCGAGAAGCACCCCCTCGTCGAGCGGGTGGTGCGGGGCTTCTGCCGCAAGCGCGCCGCGGACCAGATGCTGCGCGCCCACGCCATCTTCTCCTCCCTGCGCCTGGCCCAGCGGCGCAGCCTGTCGCGGGAGTTCGAGCTGTGCCATGCGCGGGCGGGCGAGGCCCTGCTGACGGCCGGGCAGAAGGGCGAGGGGCTCTACCTGCTCCTGCGCGGCCGTTGCACCCCCTATGGCGTGCGCGAGGGCGGCCAGGAGATCCCCCTGGCGGTGCTGCGCGAGGGCGACGTGTTCGGGGAAATCTCCCTCCTCTTGGACACGCCGGTGACGGCCACGGTGCGCGCGGACGTGGACAGCGTGCTGCTGCGGCTGAGCCGTCCGGCGTTCGAGCGCCACATCGCCACCCAGCCGGACCTGCGCGAGGCGCTCACCCGTCTGGCCTCGGAGCGCATGCAGAGCACCGCGCGCCTGTTGTCCGCGCGCTGA